One Bradysia coprophila strain Holo2 chromosome X unlocalized genomic scaffold, BU_Bcop_v1 contig_39, whole genome shotgun sequence genomic window carries:
- the LOC119069820 gene encoding programmed cell death protein 6, whose translation MAFQSPMPSQEFLWDVFRRVDKDNSGYISADELQQALSNGTWNAFNPETVRLMIGMFDKENRGTVSFHDFGALWKYVTDWQNCFRSFDSDGSGNIDKNELRTALTAFGYRLSDNLINILIRKFDRFGNGTILFDDFIQCCIILYTLTSSFRQYDTDMDGVITIHYEQFLSMVFSLKI comes from the exons ATGGCATTTCAATCGCCAATGCCAAGTCAAGAGTTTTTGTGGGACGTGTTTCGAAG GGTTGACAAAGACAACAGTGGCTACATTAGTGCCGATGAATTACAGCAAGCCCTATCAAATGGTACCTGGAACGCTTTTAATCCGGAAACGGTTCGACTGATGATAG GAATGTTCGACAAAGAGAACCGTGGCACCGTATCGTTTCACGATTTCGGTGCGCTGTGGAAATACGTCACCGATTGGCAGAACTGTTTCCGTTCATTCGATTCGGATGGTTCCGGTAACATCGACAAAAATGAGCTTCGAACGGCGTTAACCGCATTCGGCTACCGGTTGTCCGACAATTTGATCAACATTCTGATCCGGAAATTCGATCGATTCGGCAATGGTACGATACTGTTCGATGATTTCATACAATGTTGCATCATTCTATAC aCACTGACATCTTCGTTCCGCCAATACGACACGGATATGGATGGTGTCATAACGATTCACTATGAACAATTCCTGAGCATGGTTTTTAGTctaaaaatttag
- the LOC119069806 gene encoding uncharacterized protein LOC119069806 gives MSKRCCATNCFNSLLSNKKVEYFGIPRHADFARAWCVAASREDLLEKPLNNIIKYHICSEHFTDDCFKDPHERKLLKKTSRPVNVPIPTIFKNNIDQFLYKNNSNNKYSPNNSISNVDQTLSQLSSIDSIDCVGNGTGVAELTSVQILDDDSLYLGKSQEYDIDGMEAYCLATNAEGPIQIYRNNDVEFMMEERLEDDEPADDIYDEFAEDVKYNCDTIVVKEVDYENVCRLCADTVPNGSDMVDLFAPNLRQSLDHINKSLPRQIHKDDQTTLPQRICLNCLNKLETLSQTLGLFAAAQERFQQ, from the exons ATGTCGAAAAGATGCTGTGCCACGAATTGTTTCAATTCGTTGCTGTCCAACAAAAAAGTCGAATACTTTGGCATTCCCCGACATGCAGATTt cgCAAGAGCATGGTGTGTGGCTGCCTCACGCGAAGATCTTTTAGAAAAG CCATTGAACAACATCATCAAATACCACATCTGTTCGGAACATTTCACCGACGATTGCTTCAAAGATCCACATGAACGaaaattgctgaaaaaaaCCAGTCGTCCGGTGAACGTTCCTATTCCGACcatattcaaaaataacatcGACCAGTTCCTGTACaaaaacaacagcaacaacaaataCAGTCCGAACAACAGCATATCCAATGTCGATCAAACGTTATCGCAATTATCGTCAATTGATTCGATCGATTGTGTCGGAAACGGTACTGGTGTGGCTGAGCTCACCAGCGTTCAGATTTTGGACGACGATTCGTTGTACTTAGGCAAGTCACAAGAATACGATATCGATGGCATGGAGGCGTACTGTTTGGCTACGAATGCCGAAGGTCCCATACAAATTTACCGGAACAATGATGTTGAATTTATGATGGAAGAGCGACTGGAGGATGATGAACCGGCCGACGATATTTATGATGAGTTCGCTGAAGATGTCAAATACAATTGTGATACGATAGTAGTGAAGGAAGTAGATTACGAAAATGTGTGCCGTCTCTGTGCGGATACGGTGCCGAATGGTAGCGATATGGTAGATCTGTTCGCGCCGAATTTACGTCAATCGCTGGATCatatcaataaatcattaccCAGACAG ATTCACAAAGACGACCAAACCACACTGCCACAACGAATATGTTtgaattgtttaaacaaactGGAAACGTTATCACAAACATTAGGATTATTTGCAGCAGCCCAAGAAAGatttcaacaataa
- the LOC119069799 gene encoding solute carrier family 23 member 1 encodes MELVEVVENNNPETTSVCSKRENDATYGIDDNPPWYLCILMALQHYLTMIGAIVSIPFILTPALCMENEDPARGSIISTMIFVTGIVTFIQCTWGCRLPLVQGGTISFLVPTLAILSLPEWKCPNPDEMAKMTELEKTEVWQIRMRELSGAIAVSACFQVFIGYTGLVGKLLKVITPLTIVPTVSLVGLTLFRHASETASTHWGIAVGTTAMLTLFSQVMVNVKFPYIVYRKGAGLQFRSFALFKLFPVLLTIIIMWGICIILTATDALPEGHLARTDVRIRVLRDAPWFYIPYPGQFGLPTVTIAGVLGMLAGVLACTVESISYYPVTAQMCSAPPPPLHAINRGIGTEGLGTVLAGLWGSGNGTNTFGENVGAIGVTKIGSRRVIQWASLIMVIQGVISKFGALFIMIPDPVVGGIFCVMFGMITAFGLSALQYVDLRSSRNLYIVGVSIFFPLVLCQWMQEHPGAINTGVKELDGTLSVLLGTTILVGGCLGCVLDNLIPGSRSERGLDAWEKEMSLKSDVRLAGETSTYDFPYGMSILYRYKWTERIPFFPTYKTAKD; translated from the exons atggAACTGGTAGAGgttgttgaaaataataatccg GAAACTACTTCGGTATGCAGCAAGCGCGAAAACGACGCAACTTATGGAATAGATGATAATCCGCCATGGTATCTGTGCATTTTGATGGCATTGCAG CATTATCTAACCATGATTGGAGCTATAGTATCCATTCCGTTTATATTAACACCAGCTCTCTGCATGGAAAATGAAGATCCTGCACGGGGTTCAATAATATCAACAATGATCTTTGTGACCGGTATCGTCACGTTTATTCAATGTACGTGGGGATGTAGACTGCCACTTGTACAG GGTGGAACGATCTCTTTTCTGGTTCCGACACTAGCCATTCTAAGTCTACCAGAATGGAAATGTCCGAATCCCGATGAGATGGCCAAAATGACCGAATTGGAAAAAACGGAAGTGTGGCAGATTCGGATGCGGGAATTGTCCGGAGCCATCGCTGTATCAGCATGTTTTCAAGTGTTCATCGGATACACTGGCTTGGTGGGCAAACTGTTGAAAGTTATAACGCCGTTGACCATTGTGCCAACAGTGTCACTAGTCGGTTTGACGCTGTTTCGACATGCTAGCGAAACTGCCTCGACACATTGGGGTATTGCTGTTGG AACCACGGCAATGTTGACACTTTTTTCACAAGTTATGGTGAATGTAAAATTTCCCTACATTGTCTATCGGAAGGGTGCTGGATTACAGTTTCGATCGTTTGCGTTGTTTAAGTTGTTTCCG GTACTGTTAACGATAATAATCATGTGGGGTATCTGCATCATTCTCACTGCAACCGATGCGTTGCCTGAAGGACATCTTGCTAGAACCGATGTCCGAATACGTGTGCTGCGAGACGCACCATGGTTTTACATTCCGTATCCTGGTCAATTTGGTCTTCCTACTGTCACAATTGCAG GCGTTCTGGGTATGTTAGCCGGTGTTTTGGCTTGTACAGTCGAATCGATAAGTTATTATCCCGTGACTGCACAAATGTGCAGCGCGCCACCGCCACCATTACATGCTATCAACAGAGGCATCGGAACAGAAGGTCTGGGTACAGTTCTGGCAGGTTTGTGGGGCTCGGGTAATGGAACAAATACGTTTGGTGAAAATGTTGGTGCCATTGGAGTTACAAAG ATAGGTAGCCGTCGAGTCATTCAATGGGCTTCATTGATAATGGTCATTCAAGGTGTTATCAGTAAATTTGGCGCACTGTTCATAATGATCCCAGATCCAGTCGTTGGCGGAATATTCTGTGTCATGTTCGGAATGATAACAGCTTTCG GTTTGTCGGCGCTACAATATGTCGATTTGAGATCATCGAGAAACCTGTACATTGTCGGCGTATCGATTTTCTTTCCACTTGTCCTGTGCCAATGGATGCAAGAACATCCCGGAGCAATCAACACGGGTGTTAAAGAGTTGGATG GTACGTTGTCAGTTCTGTTAGGAACAACCATATTGGTTGGTGGTTGTCTGGGATGTGTACTCGATAATTTGATTCCGGGCAGTCGAAGCGAACGAGGATTAGATGCATGGGAGAAGGAAATGTCGTTGAAGAGCGATGTTAGATTAGCCGGCGAAACATCTACATACGATTTTCCATACGGAATGAGCATCCTCTACAG ATATAAATGGACAGAGCGTATACCCTTCTTTCCAACATATAAAACTGCAAAGGATTGA
- the LOC119069816 gene encoding uncharacterized protein LOC119069816: MKFIVICVTVCAIALNFSLDFVYPAVTTPQKYSASNFGALLGRQHSERAKEITDAWEECNETYNVPLYEGIDLFQNPPWGEDRHVDRMSKCLVDCTLRKTGVVADCGLDEAEYMKQIKQLRFNYTSFNVNDESTDDKRNIWETIENRANSLPPLCYYVFSRDSFYSQLLHRIPTLNYQNRCYKLIQSYSKAARKCKDLKDPDGDDCETSWMIMRCIMDENRGRFYNSPFYPIKINALH; this comes from the exons ATGAAGTTTATTGTCATTTGTGTCACTGTGTGCGCCATTGCGCtgaatttttcgttggattttGTATATCCCGCTGTAACT ACTCCTCAAAAGTACTCTGCTTCTAATTTCGGTGCATTGCTGGGACGGCAACACAGTGAAAGAGCAAAAGAAATTACAGATGCGTGGGAGGAATGCAATGAAACGTATAATGTACCGTTATACGAAGGCATCGACCTGTTTCAGAATCCTCCATGGGGTGAAGATCGACACGTGGACAGAATGTCTAAATGCCTCGTAGACTGTACGCTCCGTAAAACAGGCGTG GTTGCCGATTGCGGCCTTGACGAGGCGGAATATATGAAGCAGATCAAGCAACTTCGATTCAATTACACATCATTCAACGTAAACGACGAATCGACGGACGACAAACGTAATATATGGGAAACGATTGAGAACCGAGCAAACTCTTTGCCACCATTATGTTACTATGTATTCAGTAGAGACAGTTTCTATAGTCAGCTGTTACATAGAATTCCGACCTTGAACTATCAGAATAGATGCTACAAACTCATCCAGTCATACTCGAAAGCGGCACGCAAATGCAAGGACCTAAAGGATCCTGATGGCGATGA CTGCGAGACGTCTTGGATGATTATGCGCTGCATAATGGATGAAAACCGAGGACGATTCTACAACAGTCCCTTTTATCCGATTAAGATCAATGCGTTGCATTGa
- the LOC119069707 gene encoding protein rhomboid-like — MAKICTFAEDVVLPKNERDSLQAAKNVELSMRNIEAQHPHPSTARLYSDRDESKYFPIFMVVITLIQITVFYSVDEGLMLLLFGYDPHRRHEIWRFFTMMFVHASPSHLWHNAAMQVSFGGLLEIIHSWKRIGLIYVASVFGGSLFISVLDNVYTVGASSGVYGLAFAHLATITLNWNEMDKKCCGLFSWSISHAGHLGGAVTGFLVSILVLKNFKVEKWERLMQKICTGLLIGICGIIFIVNVAAPGYYVPIEWNFQYSHTYLEDYIHQVNNDSVLMHQCEIDADCKQLLDQYNFNGTIALTELT; from the exons ATGG CGAAAATATGCACGTTCGCCGAAGACGTTGTCTTACCGAAAAATGAACGCGATTCACTACAAGCTGCCAAAAATGTAGAGTTATCGATGCGAAATATTGAAGCACAACATCCTCACCCATCTACAGCGAGACTATACTCTGATAGAGATGAgtccaaatattttccaatattcATGGTTGTAATTACACTCATTCAA ATAACCGTTTTCTATTCAGTCGACGAGGGTTTAATGCTGCTGTTATTCGGATATGATCCTCATCGTCGTCACGAAATCTGGCGATTTTTTACGATGATGTTTGTTCACGCTTC CCCATCTCATTTATGGCACAATGCGGCCATGCAAGTTTCGTTCGGCGGTTTACTAGAGATCATTCATAGCTGGAAGCGCATCGGTTTAATCTATGTGGCATCCGTTTTTGGTGGTTCCCTTTTCATATCAGTTTTAGACAATGTGTACACCGTTGGTGCATCGAGTGGTGTTTATGGTTTGGCCTTCGCACATTTAGCAACAATTACATTGAACTGGAACGAGATGGACAAAAAGTGTTGTGGATTGTTCTCATGGTCG ATTAGTCATGCAGGTCATTTAGGTGGTGCTGTGACTGGATTTCTTGTGTCGATTTTGGTTTTGAAGAACTTTAAGGTAGAAAAATGGGAGAGACTGATGCAAAAAATATGCACTGGACTTCTGATAGGTATTTGCggaatcattttcattgtcaACGTTGCTGCGCCTGGATATTATGTGCCTatagaatggaattttcagtATAGTCACACATACCTCGAAGATTACATACACCAGGTTAACAATGACTCTGTCCTAATGCATCAATGTGAAATTGATGCTGATTGCAAGCAACTGCTGGACCAATATAACTTTAATGGTACAATAGCTTTGACCGAATTGACGTAA
- the LOC119069815 gene encoding uncharacterized protein LOC119069815 — translation MNFITVCVIVCAIALNFSFDFVNPQTRPENNVANSFLNRDSDNERYKSFSPVNAENYYIKHARTPCADIDRDDQNFSVANFESDLNQQYNESVARIIVPWLNCSLNIQGFDVPAVDLFSNDRHRKVQPASRKRKCLLDCTLRRMGVMTDAGLDETEYMVQIKQLRFNYTSFDINEKSNETKQKILDTILKQTLSRAKLDNCHSNNSQRFADNPSLYRSICYDLIESYALAARNCDRYVTILLN, via the exons atgaatttcattacCGTTTGTGTAATTGTGTGCGCAATTGCgctgaatttttcttttgattttgtaaATCCGCAAACACGTCCAGAAAATAATGTCGCAAAT AGTTTTCTAAATCGGGATTCTGACAATGAACGCTATAAGAGCTTCTCTCCTGTCAATGCTGAAAACTATTACATCAAACATGCCCGTACTCCATGT GCTGACATTGATCGAGACGATCAAAACTTTTCTGTTGCTAATTTTGAAAGCGACCTGAATCAGCAATACAATGAATCAGTCGCAAGAATTATAGTACCGTGGTTGAATTGCAGTTTGAACATCCAAGGATTTGATGTCCCAGCAGTAGATCTATTTTCAAATGACAGACATCGTAAAGTACAACCTGCAAGCAGAAAACGTAAATGCCTTTTGGATTGCACGTTACGTAGAATGGGTGTG ATGACTGACGCTGGCCTTGACGAGACAGAATATATGGTGCAGATCAAGCAACTTCGGTTCAATTACACATCATTCGatataaacgaaaaatcgaatgAAACGAAACAGAAGATATTGGACACGATCTTAAAACAAACCCTTAGTCGTGCCAAACTGGATAATTGCCACTCAAACAATTCACAGCGTTTCGCCGATAATCCAAGTCTGTATCGTAGCATTTGCTACGACCTCATAGAGTCATATGCACTAGCTGCTCGTAACTGCGATCGGTATGTAACGATTCTACTGAATTAA
- the LOC119069807 gene encoding uncharacterized protein LOC119069807 isoform X1 — MKFIVVCVTVCAIALSFCFDFTLGARPPKVVANSFLNHNHDERRLHSDFSPIHSENYYIKHPNIPSGEGGRRIKVVRSDPNFSITDFANELDQQYNETITKIVASWLNCSKTFDVPTGEASQLFATKVRQVSQIVPRPQRCAVDCVLRQLGVITDAGMNETEYMLQIKKLRFNHTSFDITKKSNETKAMILDTTYQKMMSLATNDECFAVSGTRGLVNGTRGFRENAPPHLSEICHGLIDSYAYAASLCKHMSNDPRGDNCMTSYIKVQCMNELQTFRRGYQSPFYPIPGETFVATEKAVMAC, encoded by the exons ATGAAGTTCATTGTCGTTTGTGTAACTGTGTGCGCAATAGCGctgagtttttgttttgattttactCTTGGTGCAAGACCTCCAAAGGTTGTTGCCAAT AGTTTTCTGAATCACAATCATGACGAAAGACGCCTTCACAGCGACTTCTCTCCCATTCACTCTGAAAATTATTACATAAAACATCCCAATATTCCGAGT GGCGAGGGTGGTCGACGAATTAAAGTCGTTCGAAGCGATCCAAACTTTTCTATTACTGATTTTGCAAACGAACTGGATCAGCAATACAACGAAAcgataacaaaaattgttgCATCATGGCTGAATTGCAGCAAAACATTCGATGTGCCGACTGGCGAAGCGTCACAGTTGTTTGCAACTAAAGTAAGACAAGTGTCCCAAATTGTGCCCAGACCCCAAAGATGTGCTGTAGACTGTGTGCTGCGTCAATTAGGCGTG ATAACTGATGCTGGCATGAACGAGACAGAATATATGTTGCAGATCAAGAAACTGCGGTTCAATCACACATCATTCGACATAACCAAAAAGTCGAATGAAACAAAAGCAATGATATTGGACACGACCTATCAAAAAATGATGAGCTTGGCCACTAATGATGAGTGTTTTGCAGTGAGCGGTACTCGTGGTTTAGTTAACGGTACTCGTGGTTTCAGGGAAAATGCGCCTCcacatttatctgaaatttgtCACGGTCTCATCGACTCCTATGCATACGCGGCTAGTCTATGCAAACATATGTCCAATGATCCTAGAGGCGACAA CTGTATGACGTCTTACATAAAAGTGCAGTGCATGAACGAATTGCAGACTTTCAGACGTGGTTATCAAAGTCCTTTTTATCCGATTCCTGGTGAAACATTTGTTGCAACCGAAAAAGCTGTTATGGCCTGTTGA
- the LOC119069807 gene encoding uncharacterized protein LOC119069807 isoform X2 has protein sequence MKFIVVCVTVCAIALSFCFDFTLGARPPKSFLNHNHDERRLHSDFSPIHSENYYIKHPNIPSGEGGRRIKVVRSDPNFSITDFANELDQQYNETITKIVASWLNCSKTFDVPTGEASQLFATKVRQVSQIVPRPQRCAVDCVLRQLGVITDAGMNETEYMLQIKKLRFNHTSFDITKKSNETKAMILDTTYQKMMSLATNDECFAVSGTRGLVNGTRGFRENAPPHLSEICHGLIDSYAYAASLCKHMSNDPRGDNCMTSYIKVQCMNELQTFRRGYQSPFYPIPGETFVATEKAVMAC, from the exons ATGAAGTTCATTGTCGTTTGTGTAACTGTGTGCGCAATAGCGctgagtttttgttttgattttactCTTGGTGCAAGACCTCCAAAG AGTTTTCTGAATCACAATCATGACGAAAGACGCCTTCACAGCGACTTCTCTCCCATTCACTCTGAAAATTATTACATAAAACATCCCAATATTCCGAGT GGCGAGGGTGGTCGACGAATTAAAGTCGTTCGAAGCGATCCAAACTTTTCTATTACTGATTTTGCAAACGAACTGGATCAGCAATACAACGAAAcgataacaaaaattgttgCATCATGGCTGAATTGCAGCAAAACATTCGATGTGCCGACTGGCGAAGCGTCACAGTTGTTTGCAACTAAAGTAAGACAAGTGTCCCAAATTGTGCCCAGACCCCAAAGATGTGCTGTAGACTGTGTGCTGCGTCAATTAGGCGTG ATAACTGATGCTGGCATGAACGAGACAGAATATATGTTGCAGATCAAGAAACTGCGGTTCAATCACACATCATTCGACATAACCAAAAAGTCGAATGAAACAAAAGCAATGATATTGGACACGACCTATCAAAAAATGATGAGCTTGGCCACTAATGATGAGTGTTTTGCAGTGAGCGGTACTCGTGGTTTAGTTAACGGTACTCGTGGTTTCAGGGAAAATGCGCCTCcacatttatctgaaatttgtCACGGTCTCATCGACTCCTATGCATACGCGGCTAGTCTATGCAAACATATGTCCAATGATCCTAGAGGCGACAA CTGTATGACGTCTTACATAAAAGTGCAGTGCATGAACGAATTGCAGACTTTCAGACGTGGTTATCAAAGTCCTTTTTATCCGATTCCTGGTGAAACATTTGTTGCAACCGAAAAAGCTGTTATGGCCTGTTGA